The following proteins come from a genomic window of Pseudomonas sp. J452:
- a CDS encoding helix-turn-helix domain-containing protein yields MGWCADALAELGLRFDERVEDIRHDRAVFYLTERNIPLAQIAGMLGYSEQSIFNRACRRWFALTPGVRPWQFGTINL; encoded by the coding sequence GTGGGGTGGTGCGCCGATGCGCTAGCCGAACTGGGTCTGCGTTTCGACGAACGGGTGGAAGACATTCGCCACGACCGCGCGGTTTTCTACCTGACCGAACGCAATATCCCGCTGGCGCAGATCGCCGGCATGCTCGGCTATAGCGAGCAGAGCATATTCAACCGTGCTTGCCGGCGCTGGTTTGCCCTGACGCCCGGCGTGCGGCCGTGGCAATTCGGAACTATAAATCTATAG
- a CDS encoding sterol desaturase family protein, which translates to MEIGLSVFMLLLLLDFFAGEFRKPHALSMNELGVNLISTAIAFTIRAIPFAAIMFVLVHGLPGLKGVLAESNVWLVFLVILLVDDYGNYWLHRSAHKVPWLWRLHKPHHIPTQMNVLMGVRENLFYYFLLPVNIMAPLLVFMGAEEAGALMLALKLTVVYLQHASYRWDLWLRRSWLGGVLLDGLENLFALQDFHHVHHGIGRYGNASSNYGNVLNIWDDLHGTNSGHPRRPQDAYGLPVGVKVESWAVQLFWPLLREKQTQRAVAPALTPSSAAELAEARAVIHTADGVAVAVR; encoded by the coding sequence ATGGAGATCGGCCTGAGCGTCTTCATGCTGTTGCTGCTGCTCGACTTCTTTGCCGGTGAATTCCGCAAACCCCATGCCCTGAGCATGAACGAGTTGGGCGTCAACCTGATCAGCACCGCCATCGCCTTCACGATCCGCGCCATCCCGTTTGCCGCCATCATGTTCGTGCTGGTGCATGGCCTGCCCGGTCTGAAAGGTGTGCTGGCCGAGAGCAACGTCTGGCTGGTCTTCCTGGTGATCCTGCTGGTCGACGACTACGGCAACTACTGGCTACACCGCAGCGCGCACAAGGTGCCGTGGCTGTGGCGTCTGCACAAACCGCACCACATTCCGACGCAGATGAATGTGCTGATGGGCGTGCGCGAGAACCTGTTCTACTACTTCCTCCTGCCGGTCAACATCATGGCTCCGTTGCTGGTGTTTATGGGGGCGGAAGAGGCCGGAGCGCTGATGCTGGCACTCAAGTTGACGGTGGTGTACCTGCAGCATGCCAGTTACCGCTGGGACCTCTGGCTGCGCCGCTCCTGGCTGGGAGGCGTGCTGCTCGACGGCCTGGAAAACCTGTTCGCCCTGCAGGACTTCCACCATGTGCACCACGGCATCGGTCGCTATGGCAATGCCTCGTCCAACTACGGCAATGTGCTGAATATTTGGGATGATTTGCATGGCACCAACAGCGGCCACCCCCGCCGGCCCCAGGACGCTTATGGCCTGCCGGTTGGGGTGAAGGTGGAATCCTGGGCCGTGCAATTGTTCTGGCCGCTGCTGCGCGAGAAACAGACCCAGCGTGCCGTCGCACCAGCGCTGACGCCGAGCTCAGCGGCGGAATTGGCCGAGGCCCGAGCGGTGATCCATACCGCCGATGGAGTGGCGGTAGCGGTGAGATAG
- a CDS encoding LysR family transcriptional regulator yields the protein MDIKHLRYATALAQELNFARAAEKLHLSQPALSRAIQSLEAQLGFLLFDRDKRNVATTTAGEAFLQQAKGILFQMRTLELNMAQLRDGSGGHVAFGAGPSPTNSLLQATLARLRRQHPGIALRVDSNNWRYLLLHLRAEDIEFFVADTREIGAQHDLVIMPLCRQPGGFFCRAQHPLLERAHYSPADLLEYGFVGNSMPAPVQAGLKTFLGLSTAQPLPIALECDNFTVLKEQTLSDDLILLAPRASLVHELNAGQLRELRFGGTESLFTDIDIVYLQGRTLSPSARIVVDVLRETVANQAPEFIQSRF from the coding sequence ATGGATATCAAACACCTGCGCTATGCCACTGCCCTCGCCCAGGAGCTCAACTTCGCCCGGGCCGCGGAAAAGCTGCACCTGAGCCAGCCGGCCTTGAGCCGGGCGATCCAGAGTCTGGAGGCGCAACTGGGTTTTCTGCTATTCGATCGGGACAAGCGCAATGTCGCCACGACCACGGCGGGCGAGGCGTTCTTGCAGCAGGCCAAGGGCATTCTGTTCCAGATGCGCACGCTGGAACTGAACATGGCCCAGCTGCGCGACGGCAGTGGCGGGCATGTCGCCTTCGGTGCCGGCCCCTCACCCACCAACAGCCTGCTGCAGGCAACCTTGGCTAGATTGCGTCGACAGCACCCGGGCATAGCGCTAAGGGTGGACAGCAACAACTGGCGTTATCTGCTGCTGCATCTGCGTGCGGAGGACATCGAGTTCTTCGTTGCCGACACCCGGGAAATCGGTGCCCAGCATGACCTGGTCATCATGCCGCTGTGTCGGCAACCGGGCGGCTTCTTCTGCCGTGCGCAACACCCGCTGCTCGAGCGTGCCCACTACAGCCCTGCAGATCTTCTCGAGTACGGCTTCGTCGGCAATTCCATGCCGGCACCGGTGCAGGCCGGCCTCAAGACATTCCTGGGCCTGAGCACGGCGCAACCGCTGCCTATTGCCCTGGAGTGCGACAACTTCACCGTGTTGAAGGAGCAGACCCTGAGCGATGACCTGATTCTGCTGGCGCCCCGGGCATCGCTCGTGCATGAGCTAAATGCGGGCCAGCTCAGGGAACTGAGGTTCGGCGGAACCGAGTCACTCTTCACCGATATCGATATCGTGTACTTACAAGGACGGACGCTCTCGCCGAGCGCCAGAATCGTGGTGGATGTCTTGCGTGAGACCGTTGCCAATCAAGCGCCGGAGTTTATCCAGAGCAGGTTCTGA
- a CDS encoding 2Fe-2S iron-sulfur cluster binding domain-containing protein encodes MLTDFSELPVATGFTLNVAGTDLLAVAEAGDSLLSAALRGGVRIPHLCRVGECGSCRCRLVTGQVRLKRDISQHVDHQALRQGYLLACQSEALSDLTLEIPGQSPCSDGAGVKALHGQIRSVTALSHDIRQLVVELDSPLHYDAGQYAQLSVPGHAELASAPRCYSFSSAPSAHGCMQVAFHMRHVPGGLFTEWLFAQDRTGESVELMGPLGDFRVRDDERPMVCIAGGSGLAPIKAMLEELCSRERTPDLTLFLAARSQRDLYCQRELADLQGRWPGRLLLVPVLSNEPQDSGWDGLTGYCGEHLSRFCSPADSSFYLCGPPAMIDATLRQLQGVVAAEHVHYDRFLDRSNLPAADTQTNTQSLTEMTV; translated from the coding sequence ATGCTTACCGATTTTTCTGAACTTCCCGTTGCCACGGGCTTTACCCTGAATGTTGCCGGCACCGACCTGCTGGCCGTGGCCGAGGCCGGCGACTCGTTGCTAAGCGCAGCTCTGCGGGGCGGCGTACGGATTCCCCATCTGTGCCGGGTCGGCGAATGTGGCTCCTGTCGCTGCCGCTTGGTGACTGGCCAGGTGCGGCTCAAGCGCGACATCTCCCAGCACGTCGACCACCAGGCGCTGCGCCAAGGCTACCTGCTGGCTTGCCAGAGCGAGGCGCTGAGCGACCTGACCCTGGAGATTCCGGGGCAATCACCCTGCTCAGATGGCGCTGGGGTCAAGGCTCTGCACGGGCAGATCAGGTCGGTTACTGCCCTGAGCCACGATATCCGCCAACTGGTCGTCGAACTCGATTCGCCGCTGCATTACGACGCCGGTCAATACGCGCAACTGAGCGTGCCTGGCCATGCCGAACTCGCCAGCGCACCGCGTTGCTACTCCTTTAGCTCCGCGCCCTCGGCGCACGGGTGCATGCAAGTGGCGTTCCATATGCGCCACGTACCCGGTGGCCTGTTTACCGAGTGGCTGTTTGCCCAGGATCGCACGGGGGAATCTGTCGAGCTGATGGGCCCGCTGGGTGACTTCCGCGTGCGCGACGACGAGCGTCCCATGGTCTGCATCGCCGGAGGCAGCGGTCTGGCCCCCATCAAGGCCATGCTGGAGGAACTGTGCAGCCGCGAACGTACCCCGGATCTCACCCTGTTCCTGGCCGCGCGCAGCCAGCGCGACCTGTATTGCCAGCGTGAACTGGCGGATCTGCAGGGCCGCTGGCCCGGGCGCCTGCTGCTGGTGCCGGTACTGTCGAACGAGCCGCAAGATTCCGGCTGGGATGGCCTTACCGGCTATTGCGGGGAGCACTTGAGCCGCTTCTGCAGCCCCGCGGACAGCAGTTTCTACCTCTGCGGCCCGCCCGCGATGATCGACGCCACCCTGCGGCAATTGCAGGGCGTGGTCGCCGCCGAGCATGTGCACTACGACCGCTTCCTCGATCGCAGCAACCTGCCGGCTGCCGACACCCAGACCAACACCCAATCCCTCACGGAGATGACTGTATGA